In Enterobacter sp. 638, a single window of DNA contains:
- a CDS encoding D-lyxose/D-mannose family sugar isomerase, with protein sequence MKRSEINEILGHTRQFFSKHDVHLPPFASFPPTQWQQLDHHAWREVFDLKLGWDVTAFGGNYFAERGLTLFALRNGSPNGTPYEKCYAEKIMHVRDGQVTPMHFHWRKREDIINRGGGNLIIELWNAGTHEETEETDVTVSVDGCFQTHAAGSQLRLSPGESICLTPGLYHSFWGERGFGDVLVGEVSSVNDDDHDNHFLQPVSRYNNIEEDEPAMLVLCNEYSLFRL encoded by the coding sequence ATGAAACGCTCCGAAATCAATGAAATCCTCGGCCATACGCGGCAGTTTTTCTCGAAGCATGATGTGCATTTGCCGCCGTTTGCCAGCTTCCCGCCAACGCAGTGGCAGCAGCTTGACCATCACGCCTGGCGCGAAGTGTTTGACCTCAAACTCGGCTGGGACGTGACAGCCTTCGGCGGGAACTACTTCGCAGAGCGCGGGCTCACGCTTTTTGCGCTGCGTAATGGGTCGCCCAACGGCACGCCCTATGAAAAATGCTACGCCGAAAAAATCATGCACGTGCGCGACGGCCAGGTGACGCCCATGCATTTTCACTGGCGCAAGCGCGAGGACATCATTAATCGCGGTGGCGGGAACCTGATTATCGAACTTTGGAATGCTGGCACGCATGAAGAAACGGAAGAAACCGACGTCACGGTCAGCGTTGACGGTTGCTTTCAGACGCATGCAGCGGGCAGTCAGTTGCGCCTTTCACCAGGGGAAAGCATCTGTCTGACACCGGGGCTTTATCACAGTTTTTGGGGGGAGCGGGGGTTTGGCGATGTGCTGGTTGGCGAAGTTTCATCGGTCAATGACGATGATCACGACAACCACTTTTTGCAGCCTGTCTCGCGTTACAACAATATCGAAGAAGACGAACCGGCCATGCTGGTGCTGTGCAACGAGTACAGCCTGTTTCGTCTATAA